One segment of Schistocerca nitens isolate TAMUIC-IGC-003100 chromosome 3, iqSchNite1.1, whole genome shotgun sequence DNA contains the following:
- the LOC126248403 gene encoding amidophosphoribosyltransferase-like isoform X3, with the protein MTEEVTTVNKEETGLTHECGVFGCIAAGDWPTQVDVAQVICLGLVALQHRGQESAGIVTSEGNNAKSFRVHKGMGMINNVFNDESMKKLKGNLGIGHTRYSTSAASEEVNCQPFVVHTTHGPLAVAHNGEIVNCGSLRKMVLARGVGLSTHSDSELITQALCLNPPDGETNGPDWPARIKHLMQLAPLSYSLVIMQDDHIYGVRDPYGNRPLCIGKIVPIKLKDSEPSEEEEEGEGWVISSESCGFLSIGARYVREVYPGEIVELTKHGIKTISIVSRPNAKPQAFCIFEYVYFARSDSIFEGQMVYSVRMECGRVLAREAYVDADIVSSVPESGTAAAHGYSQESEIPFAEVLCKNRYVGRTFIQPSTRLRQLGVAKKFGALSENVRGKKIVLIDDSIVRGNTIGPIIKLLRDAGASEVHIRVASPPVKYPCYMGINIPTSEELIANKLDSLKLAKHVGADSLAYLSVEGLVQAVRHRMKNKSSTSIGHCTACLTGVYPEKLEW; encoded by the exons ATGACAGAGGAAGTAACCACAGTAAACAAGGAAGAGACTGGCTTAACACACGAATGTGGTGTGTTTGGCTGTATAGCTGCCGGCGACTGGCCCACACAGGTTGATGTTGCCCAAGTTATTTGCCTAGGGCTTGTGGCACTACAGCACAG AGGACAGGAGAGTGCTGGAATAGTTACCAGTGAAGGAAACAATGCCAAATCTTTCAGAGTCCATAAAGGCATGGGCATGATAAATAATGTATTTAATGATGAATCTATGAAGAAATTAAAAG GCAATTTGGGAATTGGACATACACGGTACTCAACAAGTGCAGCATCTGAAGAAGTTAATTGCCAACCATTTGTTGTTCATACAACCCACGGTCCTCTTGCAGTTGCTCATAATGGAGAAATTGTTAACTGTGGTTCACTACGTAAGATG GTGCTGGCTCGTGGTGTTGGTCTTTCAACACACTCGGACAGTGAACTGATCACACAAGCTCTTTGTCTGAATCCACCTGATGGTGAAACAAATGGCCCTGACTGGCCAGCAAGGATAAAACACCTGATGCAACTTGCTCCACTCTCATACTCATTGGTGATCATGCAGGATGATCATATATATGGAGTAAGAGATCCTTACGGCAACAGACCACTTTGCATTGGGAAAATAGTACCCATAAAACTTAAAGATA GTGAGCcatcagaagaggaggaagaaggtgAAGGTTGGGTTATTTCTTCAGAATCTTGCGGCTTTCTTTCAATTGGAGCTCGTTATGTACGTGAAGTGTATCCTGGTGAAATTGTGGAATTAACTAAACATGGTATCAAGACAATTAGCATTGTTTCCAGACCAAATGCAAAGCCTCAAGCTTTCTGTATCTTTGAATACGTATACTTTGCTCGCTCTGATAGTATTTTTGAAG GCCAAATGGTGTACTCTGTTCGAATGGAGTGTGGCAGAGTTCTGGCAAGGGAAGCTTATGTTGATGCTGATATTGTGAGCTCAGTCCCTGAATCTGGGACAGCAGCAGCACATGGATATTCCCAGGAG tctgaaattcctttcgctgAAGTTCTGTGTAAAAACCGGTATGTTGGAAGAACCTTTATCCAGCCGAGTACTCGACTTCGACAGCTTGGTGTAGCAAAGAAATTTGGAGCTTTATCTGAGAATGTGAGAGGAAAGAAAATAGTTTTGATTGATGATTCCATTGTAAGAGGGAATACTATCGGACCAATTATAAAATTACTGAGAGATGCTGGTGCCAGTGAG GTCCATATAAGAGTGGCTTCACCTCCTGTGAAATATCCTTGTTACATGGGCATCAATATACCAACAAGTGAGGAGTTAATTGCAAACAAATTAGACTCCTTGAAGCTTGCAAAACATGTTG